In Burkholderia sp. GAS332, one DNA window encodes the following:
- a CDS encoding PAS domain S-box-containing protein (manually curated), with protein sequence MRISRSFRVAALLVAVSGACATAGILEPIAGCLSLLLVVLFTRFLGRGFGRLGAGFASLGIAVVTLGAHHPALGSSSIIRAGTAIVAAWICAEFVSQRSRQPCPTSPLDDETGAEDYRCIRDRENQLNWLTETVPGLLWCTDSRGRIEYVNRRAEEYTGRRHDELRKNGWFDLLHPEDETATRRAWRRSLKTGAAYDSIHRFRALDGTYRWFQCKATAMRNANGKIVKWYGLSFDIDEPKRAEDRLRKTQLKLARWSAHRFRGPDTDPAGSD encoded by the coding sequence ATGCGAATCTCACGTTCGTTTCGGGTTGCCGCCCTCCTCGTCGCTGTATCCGGCGCTTGCGCAACGGCAGGAATACTCGAGCCGATAGCCGGCTGTCTCAGCCTGCTCCTCGTGGTTCTCTTTACGCGTTTCCTCGGCCGCGGCTTTGGCAGACTAGGCGCAGGCTTCGCTTCGCTCGGCATAGCCGTCGTGACGCTCGGCGCTCACCATCCCGCCCTCGGTTCCAGTTCAATCATCCGCGCTGGCACCGCCATTGTCGCTGCATGGATTTGCGCCGAATTCGTGTCGCAGCGCTCGCGACAGCCCTGCCCGACGTCCCCGTTGGACGACGAAACCGGGGCGGAAGACTATCGGTGCATCCGGGACCGGGAAAACCAGTTGAACTGGCTTACGGAAACCGTACCCGGCCTGCTCTGGTGTACAGATTCGCGTGGCCGGATCGAGTATGTCAACCGGCGCGCCGAAGAGTACACAGGGCGGCGGCATGATGAACTCAGGAAGAACGGCTGGTTCGACCTGCTGCACCCGGAAGACGAGACCGCGACCAGGCGAGCCTGGCGGAGGTCCCTCAAGACGGGCGCCGCGTACGATTCGATCCATCGGTTCCGTGCACTGGACGGTACCTATCGCTGGTTCCAATGCAAGGCCACCGCCATGCGCAACGCGAACGGAAAAATTGTGAAGTGGTATGGACTCAGCTTCGATATCGACGAACCGAAGCGCGCTGAAGACCGGCTTAGAAAGACTCAGCTGAAACTTGCCCGATGGTCTGCCCACCGTTTTCGTGGACCAGATACAGATCCAGCAGGTTCTGATTAA